The nucleotide sequence CAGGCCTCTCTCTATATATGTtttttcagctgccagtgggatgggtcAACCAGCCGCCATCTGGGCCTCGCTCTCAATTTCTTCGGCTGTtgatgggatggggtccactggcaacAACCTGGGTCTCTCTCTTATTTCTTCAGCCACCTCTGAGATGCAGTCCACCAGCTGCCTTTcgagcctctctcttttcttatttctttggcCATCGGTGGGATGGGATGGAATCCACTAGTGGCAGCCTGGGTATCTCCCTTCTTATTTCTTCAgttgccagtgggatggggtccattggCAGCAGCCTCAGCCTCTTGCTCTCCCCTTCCTTTCTTGGGCCATGGAGAACCTGCTGAGCTTCTTCCTCTCTTCTGCCATTGCTTCCCCATCCatgtgtgccaccctgtgcaactGCACAGTTTGCATACCCGGTAGCTTCAGGCCAGCAAATGTCCTGAGAAGGAAAGAACTGATGTGGAGAAGTCGGAGAGACAGGAATTGGAAAAAGGACTAGTTCAAGGCAGTAGCTATGCTAGTGAGTAGGGGTAGTAGAGCAGAATTGGAGGTCAAGGCAATGATCTTTGAGGCATAAGAGTCAGAGGAGTTCCCAATAGCAAGGCAACTGAAGAAGGGGAAAATGGCTCAAGAAAGAAGGCCAGGAGTGAACATAGGTGAAAAAGAAGAAATGGGTATTTATCAGGGGGTTGATAAACAACAGCTACCTGGAGAGGTGGTGGGGTGAATAGATGGAAGAAATGGGCCTCAAAGGAAAAAATGGAATTGGATTGAGGTAGAGAAAGGGGCTGAAACCTACAAGAGGAAGAGAACATCAGTCCAACACCACCATTGTGTATAGAAGAAAAGATAACCTCCATGACGGaaagcagcaactgaagcagagttCTCAGGAAAAAGCCAAGTCTCCGTCAAGGTGAGAAGATGAAGAGTAGGAGAAAAAAAGGCCATGAATGAAGGCAAACTTGATGGAAGTAACGTGGGAATTTCACAGGGCacatgagaaagggagagaagatggagggaggaggaggacagggAAAATAAACTTTGGATTTATTTTGTGAAGTAGcaaaagtttatatttatttacaaagtGTAGTGAATTGTGTGTTTAGCGGCCCAAGACTTTGGATTAATTTTATGAGCTAGTATAGAttagtatttgtttgcaagtGTAAAGAATTGTGTTTGGGTTGATAGACTTTGGATTAATTTTGTGAGTTAGTAAAGGTTAGTATTTATATTACAATTCTGAGTTTGTAAAGGTCATGTATTTGAGGACTGGTTTCTTGGCAACTAGTCACTAGTGTTGTGAAAAAGTATTAAAGGCAAGCATTAGAAACTGTGTCAATCCTTTTACATATCTATACCGGAAATTTGACATACAGGGGTATTTCATCTTCTCCTTTTTATATACAAGTAGGTGTGGGTGTACTGTTTGATTCTTTTCTTTCCTACTGTGTGCCAAAGCGAGTCCTGGCTGGAAATGGACTGGTATACAGGGTGGTATATTTGGTGGAGGTAGGGTGGCTTGGATCATTGAAAAAGTGTGCGTGTGCGATTGAAGTATGACTGGAAGATGTGCATGGGGGTTCATAAGGTGGTTTGATTGAAGATTGGGGTTGTTAGGGGtgtttaaagtaaataaaaatatagtgGCTGTTTACTGTGAGTTGCCTACACTACACATGTTCATTGTCATTATGTCACTTTtctcaataaaaaatattttgaaaaagaaacaggaaagaTTAGCTAAAAGAGCAATTATTAATCTTCTTCCAGGGTGAATCCCTCAGAGGAGATTGTTTGTGAAGTAATTCCCCAAAaagtagatagatagatagatagatagataggaaAGCAAAAACTTGAGTAAATCTGTCAGGAGTACTGACTGCAGAACATTCTTATGTTGGTTGTAAATTGGACTTATTGGGAAAGAGCATTTACATcttgaaattttttttcttaagggTTAAACTATTACAGGCTGCATATATTATGTGTTAGTTTTTAAGGCTGTTTGCATGTGTAAAGAACTGTGCGTTTAGGTATAAGACAGCAACCATTTTCATGGCCCCGTGCAGGAGAGAGCCCAGCAAACTCACAGACCTGCATTAATCTCTTTTGCACTGAAGAAGAGCTTTACTGGGCAAAGATTAACAGGTGCCTGGCTGCTAGGCCAGTAAGATACACCCATATGCAAAGCATATGGGTgtatcttacacacacacacaacatggttcaaaacataaCTTGGGTTCTAAACTTGAGAAGCGGAAAATGTAGCTCTTCTCCTGCTGGCTTGATTACCAGTGGGCAGAAAGGGAGGGATGGAGATCAACTAGGGCAATGAGAGAGGGATTGTCTCTAAGGGGGAAAGGAGGGGCTGACAGGATGAATATAACTTAAAAATAACTACTGGAAGTAAAGCACACctttggaaaaaaaagtgtgtgcacTCCAGAGTACAGCTTTCCAAACTGGTTACTCCTGTGTGCTTCCGATGAAACACTGACAGGACTGGGACATGGACATCTGCTGAAGGGTAGAGCCTTGTTGGTTTGTTGACCCCTTTCATGAATCTGAAAATTAATTCCAGCTGCTGATGCTCTTTTAAGGGTCCATATATTAATTACATCTTTCCAAATCCCAGAAGGTAAACCTGTCAACTTCAAGCATGTACAGTGCTGTCTATacaaacaaatgaacatttagtgggctgccactcaaaaagaggcaataaaataaaatgtacaagtTCATTCACAGGGCACATATTCAATTGGTTGACCAGTTCATTTTAATCCAACTTGTAGAAGGCCAAACACAGGCACAAATGATCCACTTCTTTCTTTATTAGTTCAGTTTGTTAAGGGATGGCAACAACCTAGTGTAGTAATACTTTCTATGTAGTGGAATGATCTTAAAACAACAAGAAGACGACAACTGCAACACAAAATAAGGTATACAGAGAAAATAAACATTCTATACATTATTAGTCTATTTGAGGTCAGTTGTAAGTACAACTTTCAAACCAACAAAAAATTTCAACATCCTTTAAGAAAATGTACTATATTTTAGCATCAGTTTTATTATCAATTAAGACAAAGATCATGTAGTCAATTTGTTCAATTTAGCTTCAAATCTTTTTGCACTTAAGTCCAGAATGCCAATGCCACATGCTTGGAAACTATAATCAATCTTTTCAAGTTCCTTGACTCTACTTATTATGGTAGCGACACTTACATCCATGACTCTGGGTTTTTCAAGTACTTGCTTAATATCAATTTTCGCTCTTAAGAGGTAATCTATTTTATCAATGAAGTTCTTGGGTGAGAGATAGAGCACAGGTGGATAGCTTATGAAAAAGCTAGTGACCTCACTGTCTGTGCACCCCAAAGACTGCAGCTTTTGTTTAGCGCTTGCAAAGTTTCTTTTGATGTACTCATGAGAAAGGTCCAAAATGTCAGCACCATGCCCCTGCAGAAGGGCCAGCAGGTCTTTATCTTTCAGCCCAAGACCTGTCTGCAGGAACTCGATATTAGCCTTCACCCGCTTGGTGCTTCGAATAAGgaggaaaacatttttactgagGACCTGCTTCACAAACTCTTCTGGTCTGTCACCGCCTAAAGAAAAATACACATCCTGCAAAAGCTCTACCATCTGCCTGTTCAACTCAGACCGATTGGAGAACGTCCGAGGAGCTCTGGATAACAAACGACACAGATCACTGGGCGTCAGACCGAGTGAAGAGAGGAACTTGATATTTTCCTCCAGGTTGGTGGTGTTGCTGGAACGGAAAAAGGATTCAGGGGAGCGTTCCACGATCCTTATGATTTCAGAATCTGTCTTTAAAATACTTTTCcaaatctcccattttttttGCAGGTGTTCATAGGTGCGTGTGATGGCACGTGGATATCTTGAGATGATGCTGGCAACTGTTTCTCCAGCAGCCCCTTTGCTCTGCAGAAACTGAGCGACGCTCTGCTCGTGGGTGATCATCTTTTTCAGAACTCCGGGTTGCCTTCTCCTTGCCCTTTCAATGTCCACCCCCATGCACTGCAGACAATTCACTAAACTCTTATTCTCTTTGGTTAACCCTGCAACAGCAACCTTCAGCTTCCCACTGTACAGTCTGCATGGCATTGGCCTAAGCAGTGCCTCGGTCAAGAGTTTCATTGGCCAAGAACATTTCATGCCATGCAGAAGTAGACAAGTTGTTGACAGTCCTTTTAGTGCCATGCTGACGTGGcagtgcctttaaaaaaaaaaaaagaagaagaagaatataagcacaatctaaaaaaaaaagaccaagttTAAAAGCAAACATTTGAAATAGGTTACAATAGCAACAGTACCAAGCCTGAAGCACCTGAATCTCTAACCGGAGCTCAAAAAATGTGGGCcagcttgttttttttaatcaaattttttttcttctctcctttcccATCCAACCTCTTTTCTTCCCCAAAAGCCTTTTTCCCCTCTTTCGTCTCTTCCTCATTCCACCTCTAGcctctcttctgtgactcagtGGCAGCACCAGAGCCCAACTGCAGCAGCTCCTCCTTTAACTCCTAGATCTACCTTCCCTTCTTTCCCCTTTCTCCGCAGATTCCTCGCCATCACCTCACTCCCAGATAGCTCTtcactcctcctctccttcaaGTTCCtctcattttgggggagggaggggaggaggcagaACAGTGGCAGCCCAGTAGGGTGAGCATGCAAAAATACATAACAtagcaatgacagcagaaaaagaccaaatggtccatctattctgcccagcaagcttcccatggtagtaaatgctgctccatgccaggttaccccatgtttctattaagggtagtaactgccgctctgtgcaagaaatagactttggggtagatttaaaaaaaaaaaaaatgcgcgcGCTATCCAGTGCACACACGtggacgcacgattttataaaatgcacacgccagtgcgtgcatgttataaaatcgggggcagCGCGCAGAAGGGGAGGGCACACTTCAGCAAAAATCGCGTAGTGATGCATCGCCagccttccctaccccctaccctaacctcacttcccctctccctatcctagctaccccaatttttttaaatttaccttttgctcctccaaaggagcagtagcaaattgcgcacgccggcaccctgctggcgcgcgatcccccagcatagcagcaaatggctgctgtaccagtcacctccagccccgccctgcggaccaccccatcccccggactgcccctttgccGAGGCCtagct is from Rhinatrema bivittatum chromosome 2, aRhiBiv1.1, whole genome shotgun sequence and encodes:
- the MTERF1 gene encoding transcription termination factor 1, mitochondrial, yielding MALKGLSTTCLLLHGMKCSWPMKLLTEALLRPMPCRLYSGKLKVAVAGLTKENKSLVNCLQCMGVDIERARRRQPGVLKKMITHEQSVAQFLQSKGAAGETVASIISRYPRAITRTYEHLQKKWEIWKSILKTDSEIIRIVERSPESFFRSSNTTNLEENIKFLSSLGLTPSDLCRLLSRAPRTFSNRSELNRQMVELLQDVYFSLGGDRPEEFVKQVLSKNVFLLIRSTKRVKANIEFLQTGLGLKDKDLLALLQGHGADILDLSHEYIKRNFASAKQKLQSLGCTDSEVTSFFISYPPVLYLSPKNFIDKIDYLLRAKIDIKQVLEKPRVMDVSVATIISRVKELEKIDYSFQACGIGILDLSAKRFEAKLNKLTT